One segment of Coffea arabica cultivar ET-39 chromosome 7c, Coffea Arabica ET-39 HiFi, whole genome shotgun sequence DNA contains the following:
- the LOC113699500 gene encoding PHD finger protein MALE MEIOCYTE DEATH 1-like, whose amino-acid sequence MSKSNLEAQKMRKGIPKYYGFHTFGDPGYPILLNGPFRDNIRIFLQQCAELQDYKVEGMSIWSTFLVHEKGGFVVPLYAIEEHVKHSLSPFCDHCRCAGWSHHFVSRRKYHLIIPVDGEWNKPLGRDAFDLETHLLHGLIHCNGFGHLLCINGIEGGSKKLCGREIMDLWDRICSNLQASKITVEDVSKKHMMDLRLLHGVAYGHPWFGRWGYRFCHGSFGVREHHYERAIELLSSLKLDDVIRDFDFTDRCKEIKEIIHCYRNLSETNLITLRDLFRFMLVLKSRAEMRRNAAKSTAMARLVSSGYFERKAVLKQHFEKEKSAKCRKFSAVAANWDSRWPVRRLEFTANVIVDALREKKAANRFRSSVMNRQEVRDAARQQIGDTGLIDYVLKSLNNVVVGGYIVRRMVNRATRKLEFTIEEVKNGVKFDEGKVPAAVQACHTVPRNDVFGDLSCLYDNILLDYPEVDMVRLAAGTVLNSKYFVKEWPFRDEQDLALRFTCRLMPSLTEMETELTRELPRGEYIVVPLHSTIGDLKIAIQSAMRDTYCIMKHLLVTDIIETEGMSDGEVLFGILESGTELWVRGTGLDLETDLRYEGGADNWKVSCKCGAQDDDGERMVSCDVCEIWQHTRCCGIEDSEAVPPVFVCDACCTSLAPSRAAQPSYELEPYGALVSPAGSYVYYPEAALLNFGGSEIFQLESN is encoded by the exons ATGTCAAAATCAAATCTTGAAGCCCAGAAGATGAGAAAAGGCATCCCAAAATACTATGGGTTCCACACTTTTGGTGATCCTGGCTACCCCATCTTGCTCAATGGCCCTTTCAGAGACAACATTCGCATTTTCCTTCAACAGTGTGCAGAGCTTCAGGACTATAAAGTGGAAGGAATGTCAATTTGGTCCACATTTCTGGTTCATGAAAAGGGGGGATTTGTGGTTCCTCTCTACGCTATTGAAGAACATGTGAAGCACTCCCTCAGTCCCTTTTGTGATCACTGCAGATGTGCTG GGTGGAGTCATCATTTTGTGTCCAGAAGGAAGTATCATCTGATAATACCAGTTGACGGGGAGTGGAATAAGCCTCTGGGAAGAGATGCTTTTGATCTTGAAACCCATCTCTTGCATGGGTTGATTCACTGCAATGGATTTGGACATCTTCTCTGCATTAATGGGATTGAAGGTGGATCTAAGAAGCTATGCGGAAGAGAGATAATGGATCTTTGGGACAGAATCTGCTCTAATCTACAAGCTAG TAAAATCACAGTAGAGGATGTTTCAAAGAAGCATATGATGGATCTGAGGTTGCTTCATGGTGTTGCTTATGGACATCCTTGGTTTGGTAGATGGGGATATCGGTTTTGCCATGgcagttttggggtgagagaGCATCATTATGAAAGAGCAATTGAACTTCTTAGCTCCCTGAAACTTGATGATGTGATTCGTGATTTCGATTTCACAGATAGATGCAAGGAAATCAAGGAAATAATTCACTGCTACAGAAACTTGAGTGAGACCAATTTGATCACCTTGCGTGATCTCTTCAGATTTATGCTTGTTCTCAAGTCCAGGGCTGAAATGAGAAGAAATGCAGCTAAATCAACTGCCATGGCACGGTTAGTTTCTTCAGGTTATTTTGAGAGGAAAGCTGTTCTTAAGCAACATTTTGAAAAGGAGAAGTCAGCAAAATGCCGGAAATTTTCTGCAGTTGCTGCTAATTGGGATAGCCGATGGCCTGTTAGAAGATTGGAGTTTACAGCTAATGTGATTGTTGATGCTTTAAGGGAGAAGAAAGCAGCAAACAGATTCAGGAGTTCTGTGATGAACAGGCAGGAGGTACGAGATGCAGCTCGCCAACAAATAGGTGATACAGGTTTAATTGATTACGTACTGAAATCACTGAATAATGTGGTTGTTGGGGGTTACATAGTCAGGAGGATGGTAAATAGAGCAACAAGAAAGCTAGAATTCACAATTGAGGAGGTTAAGAATGGTGTAAAATTTGATGAAGGAAAAGTTCCAGCGGCAGTTCAGGCCTGTCATACGGTGCCACGAAATGATGTTTTTGGTGATCTCTCTTGCTTGTATGATAATATCCTTTTGGATTATCCTGAAGTGGACATGGTGAGATTGGCTGCAGGTACAGTTCTGAATAGCAAATACTTTGTGAAGGAGTGGCCATTCAGGGATGAGCAAGATCTCGCACTTAGATTCACTTGCAGATTAATGCCAAGTTTGACAGAGATGGAAACTGAACTTACTAGGGAACTCCCAAGGGGGGAGTACATTGTGGTTCCTCTGCATTCTACCATTGGGGATCTAAAGATAGCTATACAGAGTGCAATGAGGGACACTTACTGCATCATGAAACATCTTCTGGTAACAGATATCATAGAAACTGAGGGAATGAGTGACGGAGAGGTACTCTTTGGCATTCTTGAGTCTGGTACAGAACTATGGGTAAGAGGTACTGGACTGGATCTGGAAACTGATCTGAGGTATGAAGGTGGAGCAGACAATTGGAAAGTCAGTTGTAAGTGTGGTGCTCAGGACGATGATGGTGAGAGGATGGTTTCATGTGACGTGTGTGAGATATGGCAGCATACACGCTGCTGCGGCATTGAGGATTCTGAAGCTGTCCCTCCAGTTTTTGTGTGCGATGCCTGTTGCACTTCACTTGCACCATCAAGGGCAGCGCAGCCAAGCTATGAGCTAGAACCTTATGGAGCTCTGGTGTCCCCTGCTGGATCATATGTCTACTACCCAGAAGCTGCTTTGCTGAATTTTGGTGGTTCTGAGatttttcaattagaaagtAACTGA
- the LOC113700372 gene encoding probable methyltransferase At1g29790, whose translation MDSPQKSRPLSFNIFLLYLLLSTNLLTYFVSTRLHSSSCTLNSNIDTISTIATNTITEPIISQHAQQDETQTTADLPAEFLAFTSPQKLPFGFNTNFDSDKMIPPVGHACTLFPDKLSQYMSYKVNGSCPDDELLAQKLLLKGCEPLPRRRCRPAAQKEYVEPYPLPQSSWTTPSDSSVVWTAYSCKNYSCLINRMHTQKGFDDCKDCFDLDGREKHRWAGTSISGGLDFSIDEVLAVKKPGTIRIGLDIGGGVATFAVRMRERNITIITTSMNLNGPFNNFIASRGVIPLYISISQRLPFFDNTLDIVHSMHVLSNWIPTTLLHFLFFDIYRVLRPGGLFWLDHFFCVGDQLEQVYAPLIESIGFNKVKWVVGPKLDRGPELREMYLSALLEKPLKNSW comes from the coding sequence ATGGATTCCCCTCAAAAGTCCAGGCCGCTCTCCTTCAACATTTTCTTGCTTTACCTACTTTTATCTACAAATCTTCTAACATATTTTGTCTCCACAAGACTGCATTCTTCTTCCTGTACTCTAAATTCCAACATAGACACTATTAGTACCATTGCTACCAACACTATTACTGAACCCATCATTAGTCAGCATGCACAACAAGATGAGACGCAAACAACTGCAGACCTTCCAGCGGAGTTCCTTGCTTTCACGTCTCCACAGAAGCTCCCCTTTGGATTCAACACAAATTTCGACTCTGACAAAATGATACCTCCAGTTGGACATGCTTGCACCCTCTTTCCTGATAAGCTTAGTCAATATATGTCGTACAAAGTCAACGGGTCCTGCCCTGATGATGAACTCCTGGCCCAGAAGCTTCTTCTGAAGGGCTGTGAGCCACTCCCACGCCGCCGTTGCCGTCCAGCTGCCCAGAAGGAATATGTGGAACCTTACCCTCTTCCACAAAGCTCATGGACCACACCATCAGATTCATCTGTTGTATGGACTGCATATTCTTGCAAGAACTACTCGTGTCTCATTAATCGAATGCATACTCAGAAAGGTTTTGATGATTGTAAAGACTGTTTTGATCTTGATGGTCGAGAGAAACATAGATGGGCAGGAACAAGCATCAGTGGCGGCCTTGACTTCTCCATAGATGAAGTACTGGCAGTAAAGAAACCTGGCACCATTAGGATAGGGCTGGATATTGGCGGAGGCGTGGCCACATTTGCAGTAAGAATGAGAGAAAGGAACATAACAATAATAACGACATCCATGAACCTGAATGGTCCTTTCAATAATTTCATAGCATCAAGAGGGGTGATACCTTTGTACATAAGCATTTCACAAAGACTACCATTCTTTGACAACACATTGGACATTGTCCACTCAATGCATGTCTTGAGCAATTGGATACCAACAACACTGCTTCATTTCTTGTTCTTTGACATCTATAGGGTGCTTAGACCTGGGGGACTCTTCTGGCTTGACCATTTCTTCTGTGTTGGTGATCAGCTGGAACAGGTTTATGCGCCTCTAATAGAAAGCATTGGGTTCAACAAGGTGAAGTGGGTAGTAGGGCCAAAACTGGACCGAGGGCCAGAACTCCGTGAGATGTATCTTTCAGCATTATTAGAGAAGCCACTAAAGAATTCTTGGTGA